A genome region from Mesorhizobium sp. B2-1-8 includes the following:
- a CDS encoding PHB depolymerase family esterase: MLFPEQQRSDNANLCFNWFIPDDTRRGSGEALSIRQMIEAVMVAQDSDRTRIFVTGLSAGGAMPAAMLATYPEVFAGGAILAGLPYGSATTLPQAFDRMSWRPNGEAIWLRQSSKQPVTPDHGRSSLSGMEAPTRRSAPSIPINSSGSGLHFMDKVKLKPTPRSARPIAATFGRLLRMRSRRILPHLRHGARNSCGLGRRLE, translated from the coding sequence GTGCTCTTTCCAGAACAGCAGCGCAGTGACAATGCCAATCTTTGTTTCAACTGGTTCATTCCAGATGACACCCGACGAGGCTCGGGTGAGGCACTTTCGATTCGTCAAATGATAGAGGCAGTGATGGTCGCTCAGGATTCGGACCGCACCAGGATCTTCGTTACCGGACTTTCCGCCGGCGGGGCAATGCCCGCCGCGATGCTGGCCACTTACCCGGAAGTCTTTGCGGGCGGGGCCATCCTAGCTGGTCTACCCTATGGCAGCGCCACTACCCTGCCGCAGGCATTCGACCGTATGTCATGGCGGCCCAACGGCGAAGCAATTTGGCTTCGGCAGTCAAGCAAGCAACCGGTTACTCCGGACCATGGCCGAAGCTCTTTGTCTGGCATGGAAGCGCCGACACGACGGTCAGCCCCGTCAATTCCAATCAACTCGTCGGGCAGTGGCTTGCACTTCATGGACAAAGTGAAGCTCAAGCCGACACCGAGGAGCGCCAGGCCTATCGCCGCGACGTTTGGAAGACTGCTGCGAATGAGGAGTCGTCGAATCCTACCTCATCTCAGGCATGGCGCACGGAACAGCTGTGGACTCGGCAGACGGCTTGAGTGA
- a CDS encoding sensor histidine kinase, with protein sequence MSIPEAARDMDLPRRSVRSHLLGLIAAAVIPVWLFAGYLLGQYALHERYRFEQDAVQTARQVSLVVEGELANLQTILDGLSKSAALANGDLQAFHHEALDLVQGTDRIIVLRDLGRNQLVNTEIGYGAALPSVEPIAVADREKLNRSGVFLSDVFAKRSGEYRVAVAIRVPAPKGEDLLLSLSVPTARIRDVLMPAVPEGWIVGVGDRDGNYVARSKLHDEWTGKRGLPGYVEKIVGRSGSFTSRNFEGVTLLAGYYRSPYSDWFYTANVPLSTAQAPLWRSLAAICGIGLLSLLVSVALGYVVGKRFTQAAAELATRAEALGHGRSVEPLSTSVTEFAAIAQAMVDAERAIAERRYELEAVLETAPAAVWFTYDPKALQVIRNRFAAELMGLPTDAHKSFGRPDLVIDTVAVKDGHVVSRQDRPLSRAMRGQLTDHEEFAYTLPSGVERFLLSSARPIRNPAGGIIGAVQISLDITDRKRGEEQLKLLTNELNHRVKNILAVVRSIASQTLRNATSLPEAGRTLSSRLVSLAKANDLLTQQNWSGADVKDLIATSVSSHAPIDRFKISGESVWLPPNVALSAALAFHELTTNALKYGALSNETGTVSIRWKLLGQKQHRWLNLEWRERGGPPVEPIERKGFGTQLLERVFASGTSGRVTLKFQKSGLVCTMRVNFAAGDSNLRH encoded by the coding sequence TTGAGCATTCCTGAGGCGGCACGGGATATGGACTTGCCTCGTCGATCAGTTCGATCGCACCTGCTTGGTTTGATCGCCGCCGCGGTTATCCCGGTATGGCTGTTTGCCGGCTATTTGCTGGGCCAATATGCCCTGCATGAACGATATCGTTTCGAACAGGATGCCGTGCAAACGGCTCGACAGGTGTCGCTCGTTGTAGAAGGCGAGCTCGCAAATCTCCAAACCATCCTCGACGGCCTTTCCAAGTCCGCCGCGCTCGCCAATGGTGATCTACAAGCCTTCCACCACGAGGCACTTGATCTTGTCCAAGGGACGGACCGGATCATTGTCCTGCGCGACCTTGGCCGCAATCAGCTGGTGAACACCGAAATCGGCTACGGCGCCGCTTTGCCGTCCGTCGAACCGATAGCTGTAGCTGACCGCGAGAAACTCAACCGTTCCGGTGTTTTCCTCAGCGATGTCTTCGCCAAACGGTCAGGCGAATACCGGGTTGCTGTCGCCATTCGGGTGCCCGCCCCGAAGGGGGAGGACCTGCTTCTTTCGCTTTCTGTACCGACTGCCCGGATCCGCGATGTTTTGATGCCGGCCGTACCGGAAGGATGGATCGTGGGCGTCGGGGATCGCGACGGAAATTACGTGGCACGTTCCAAGTTGCACGACGAATGGACCGGAAAGCGCGGATTGCCGGGATACGTGGAAAAGATAGTTGGGCGCTCCGGCTCGTTTACGTCCCGCAACTTCGAAGGGGTGACGCTGCTGGCAGGCTACTATAGATCCCCGTACTCTGACTGGTTCTACACCGCAAACGTGCCTCTTTCAACTGCGCAGGCGCCGCTCTGGCGCTCGCTTGCCGCCATTTGCGGGATAGGTCTCCTGTCGCTCCTTGTTTCCGTTGCTCTCGGATATGTCGTCGGCAAGAGATTTACCCAGGCCGCCGCAGAACTGGCGACACGCGCCGAGGCGCTCGGTCATGGCCGCAGCGTCGAACCCCTGTCGACTTCGGTTACGGAGTTCGCCGCCATTGCCCAGGCGATGGTGGACGCAGAGCGTGCGATCGCCGAACGGCGGTACGAGCTGGAAGCGGTGTTGGAGACAGCGCCGGCGGCGGTCTGGTTTACATACGATCCGAAAGCCCTTCAGGTGATCCGCAATCGCTTCGCCGCCGAACTCATGGGCCTGCCAACGGATGCGCACAAGTCCTTCGGCAGGCCCGATCTGGTCATCGACACCGTGGCCGTCAAGGACGGCCACGTAGTGAGCCGCCAAGACCGCCCTCTTAGCCGCGCCATGCGCGGACAGCTGACCGATCATGAAGAGTTCGCCTACACGCTGCCTTCAGGTGTCGAGCGCTTTCTACTTTCCAGCGCACGTCCAATTCGCAATCCGGCCGGCGGCATTATAGGCGCCGTACAAATCAGTCTCGACATCACGGACCGCAAACGCGGTGAGGAGCAGCTCAAATTGTTGACCAATGAGCTGAACCATCGCGTGAAGAATATCCTTGCTGTGGTTCGGTCCATTGCCTCCCAGACACTGCGCAACGCCACAAGTTTGCCCGAGGCAGGGCGCACGCTCTCCAGCCGTCTCGTCTCGCTGGCCAAGGCAAACGACCTGTTGACCCAGCAGAACTGGAGTGGCGCCGACGTCAAGGATCTGATTGCCACATCAGTCAGCTCACACGCACCTATCGACCGCTTTAAGATTAGCGGCGAGTCGGTCTGGCTACCACCGAACGTCGCTCTTTCGGCCGCTCTGGCTTTTCATGAGCTTACGACGAATGCGCTGAAGTATGGAGCACTGTCAAACGAAACAGGCACGGTGTCGATTCGATGGAAGCTTCTCGGTCAAAAACAGCATCGCTGGCTCAACCTGGAATGGCGCGAACGGGGAGGTCCACCTGTTGAACCGATCGAGCGAAAGGGCTTCGGCACGCAGCTCCTCGAGCGCGTGTTTGCGTCCGGCACGTCAGGACGCGTCACTCTGAAGTTCCAGAAATCGGGACTGGTCTGCACCATGCGAGTGAATTTTGCGGCGGGCGATAGCAATTTAAGGCATTGA